From one Vigna radiata var. radiata cultivar VC1973A unplaced genomic scaffold, Vradiata_ver6 scaffold_165, whole genome shotgun sequence genomic stretch:
- the LOC106779657 gene encoding protodermal factor 1-like isoform X2: protein MERKRSHTSLTMLAMLVGLLSQSLVIPVMSITVEDQKNYYYTPDPHAGNPPSGSHRSPPSHGHGSSPPSHGGGNCGSSPPHHDPTPSTPSTPSTPSNPPSGGYYGGSPPTPITVSPPTTPVDPGTPSIPSPPYIPSPSPFTGTCNYWRNHPAIIWGILGWWGTLGSAFGVTSVPGFSPGLSLPQALSNTRTDGLGALYREGTASFLNSMVNTKFPYTTNQVRERFVASLGSNKAAQAQAQLFKMANEGRMKPRP from the exons ATGGAGAGGAAAAGAAGCCATACCTCTCTTACCATGCTTGCAATGCTTGTTGGATTACTCTCTCAGAGCCTTGTCATTCCTGTGATGTCCATAACTGTTGAAGATCAGAAGAACTACTACTACACTCCAGATCCACATGCTGGAAATCCCCCCTCAG GCTCACACAGGAGTCCTCCATCTCATGGCCATGGAAGCTCTCCACCATCACATGGTGGAGGAAACTGTGGATCATCACCCCCACATCATGATCCAACGCCCTCCACTCCATCGACCCCATCCACACCATCAAACCCTCCTTCAGGTGGATACTATGGAGGTAGCCCCCCAACACCTATCACAGTGAGCCCACCAACCACCCCAGTAGACCCTGGCACCCCCTCTATCCCCTCACCACCTTACATTCCTTCCCCATCTCCTTTCACTGGCACATGCAA CTACTGGAGGAATCATCCAGCAATCATATGGGGAATCCTAGGGTGGTGGGGAACCCTTGGAAGTGCATTTGGTGTGACCAGTGTTCCAGGGTTCAGTCCTGGTCTGAGCTTGCCACAAGCACTTTCCAACACCAGAACCGATGGTCTAGGAGCACTCTACAGAGAAGGCACAGCTTCATTCCTCAACTCCATGGTGAACACCAAGTTCCCTTACACAACCAACCAAGTCAGAGAGAGATTTGTGGCCTCACTCGGTTCTAACAAAGCTGCACAAGCACAAGCTCAGCTCTTCAAGATGGCCAATGAAGGAAGAATGAAGCCTAGACCATAG
- the LOC106779657 gene encoding protodermal factor 1-like isoform X1 codes for MERKRSHTSLTMLAMLVGLLSQSLVIPVMSITVEDQKNYYYTPDPHAGNPPSGFSDSLCSHRSPPSHGHGSSPPSHGGGNCGSSPPHHDPTPSTPSTPSTPSNPPSGGYYGGSPPTPITVSPPTTPVDPGTPSIPSPPYIPSPSPFTGTCNYWRNHPAIIWGILGWWGTLGSAFGVTSVPGFSPGLSLPQALSNTRTDGLGALYREGTASFLNSMVNTKFPYTTNQVRERFVASLGSNKAAQAQAQLFKMANEGRMKPRP; via the exons ATGGAGAGGAAAAGAAGCCATACCTCTCTTACCATGCTTGCAATGCTTGTTGGATTACTCTCTCAGAGCCTTGTCATTCCTGTGATGTCCATAACTGTTGAAGATCAGAAGAACTACTACTACACTCCAGATCCACATGCTGGAAATCCCCCCTCAGGTTTCTCTGATTCTCTGT GCTCACACAGGAGTCCTCCATCTCATGGCCATGGAAGCTCTCCACCATCACATGGTGGAGGAAACTGTGGATCATCACCCCCACATCATGATCCAACGCCCTCCACTCCATCGACCCCATCCACACCATCAAACCCTCCTTCAGGTGGATACTATGGAGGTAGCCCCCCAACACCTATCACAGTGAGCCCACCAACCACCCCAGTAGACCCTGGCACCCCCTCTATCCCCTCACCACCTTACATTCCTTCCCCATCTCCTTTCACTGGCACATGCAA CTACTGGAGGAATCATCCAGCAATCATATGGGGAATCCTAGGGTGGTGGGGAACCCTTGGAAGTGCATTTGGTGTGACCAGTGTTCCAGGGTTCAGTCCTGGTCTGAGCTTGCCACAAGCACTTTCCAACACCAGAACCGATGGTCTAGGAGCACTCTACAGAGAAGGCACAGCTTCATTCCTCAACTCCATGGTGAACACCAAGTTCCCTTACACAACCAACCAAGTCAGAGAGAGATTTGTGGCCTCACTCGGTTCTAACAAAGCTGCACAAGCACAAGCTCAGCTCTTCAAGATGGCCAATGAAGGAAGAATGAAGCCTAGACCATAG